A segment of the Echinicola strongylocentroti genome:
GCTCAGGAGAATCTCCGCCTGGAGTATCAATGACCATGGTCTGGTCAGAGAACAACATAAAGTGCTGTATCAGAATCTTCGCTGATTCCTGAAGCGCTTTTTCAGGGTGAATAGAACCGTCAGTGCTTACTTCCAGAACCAACTTTTCAAAGTCGGTCTTTTGTTCTACCCTGGTGTTCTCTACGCTATATTTAACGTTTTTGATAGGAGTGAAGATCGCATCGATCGGAATCACTCCAAACACCTGCTCTTTTGGTTTTGATTCCTCTGCAGGAAGGTATCCTCTACCTTTCTCCACAGTCAGCTCAATCTCAAAGCTCTTGGACTCATCCAGATGGCAAATGACCAAATCCGGATTCAATACCTCAAAAGAAGAGGTGAACTTAGCGATATCTCCAGCAGTAAAAACATCTTGGTTCTTTACTTCCACAGTAATTTTGCCATCGATGGAATCATGGATCTTTTTAAACCTCACCTGTTTTAGGTTAAGGATAATATCAGTTACGTCTTCCACAACCCCCTCGATAGTAGAAAATTCATGAACTACACCAGGTAATTTCACCGAGGTGATGGCGTAGCCCTCAAGGGAAGAGAGCAAGATTCTTCTCAGCGCATTACCAATTGTAACCCCGTAACCTTTTTCAAGTGGCTTAAAAGTGAACAAACCATGGAAATCATCGGCTTTTTCCATCACCACTTTTTCGGGCATTTGAAATGCAAGTATGGACATATCAATAGTTCTTTTAAGTCAGAAAGTTTAGTTATTACTTAGAGTATAATTCGACGATAAGCTGCTCCTTGATATTTTCAGGGATA
Coding sequences within it:
- a CDS encoding DNA-directed RNA polymerase subunit alpha, with product MSILAFQMPEKVVMEKADDFHGLFTFKPLEKGYGVTIGNALRRILLSSLEGYAITSVKLPGVVHEFSTIEGVVEDVTDIILNLKQVRFKKIHDSIDGKITVEVKNQDVFTAGDIAKFTSSFEVLNPDLVICHLDESKSFEIELTVEKGRGYLPAEESKPKEQVFGVIPIDAIFTPIKNVKYSVENTRVEQKTDFEKLVLEVSTDGSIHPEKALQESAKILIQHFMLFSDQTMVIDTPGGDSPEPIDEEFLHMRKLLKTPLSDLDLSVRAFNCLKAADVKTLGDLAKLEISDMMKFRNFGKKSLAELEQLIQEKGLQFGMDISKYKLDEE